Part of the uncultured Desulfobacter sp. genome, GATGCCGTATCTGACACCGGCAATTCTGGCCATGGCAAAGAAGTTGGGCATTCCCGTGGTGCCCGGTGACGATGCACACAGCAAAGACCAGGCCGGCATGTTTGTGGACACGGCAGTCCAATCCCTAAAAGATATGGGATTTTCCACCGCCTGGCCCATGCCCCGGTGCATAACGCCCGCCTGACTTTTTATCTCCCAATTGAAACCTGACCAAGGAAACCAATGAAAGCCATTGTTCAACGGGTTAAAAAAGCCCATGTTACCGTAGACAACGCCATGATATCCAGCATTGAAACCGGACTGGTGGTGCTTTTGGGTGTGGCCCGCGGGGACACGGAAAAAGATGCCGTTTACCTGGTGGACAAAATCATCAACCTGAGAATATTTGAAGATGACCAGGAAAAGATGAACCGCTCTTTGCTTGATGTCACCGGCGAACTTTTGGTGGTGTCCCAGTTCACGATTATGGCAGATTGCCGCAAAGGCCGGCGCCCCTCGTTCACAGATGCGGCCCCGCCGGAGCCTGCCCGCAGGCTGTACCGCTTTTTTGCCGATCGTGCGGCATCCCTGGGTGTTACAGTAAAGAAAGGAAAGTTCCAGGCAAATATGGATGTCTCATTGATTAACCAGGGGCCCGTCACCCTGATTCTTGAATCACCCGGAAACTGAAAACCCCAATGTCTAAAGATAAAAATACCATGGATCACCTTACGATTATCCTGGTCCGTCCCCAGGGCCCCATCAACATTGGTGCCGTGTGCAGGACCATGATGAACTTCGGCTGCACCCGTTTGCGTCTTGTCAGCCCCTGCAGTGAATATAAATCCCTTTACGCAAAAAAAATGGCCTTGTCCGCCTTTCATCTCCTGGAACAGGCACAAATATTCGACACCCTTGAACAGGCGCTGTTTGACGTTAATTCAGCCTACGGCACCACCCGCAGATTCGGAAAATACAGAAAAGGGTTTTTAACACCGGCCACGGCAGCGGCACAAATTGAAGCCCAAAAACAAAGTCATCACAGTGCCCTGGTGATGGGGCCCGAGGATACCGGTCTTGGGACAAAGGATCTGGATCTCTGCCAGTATTTTATCACCATTCCCACCCATGACGGTTACCCGTCCATGAACCTGAGCCACTCCCTGGCAGTGCTGCTCTACGAAGCATCCCTTAAATCCGGTGCCCGGAAAAATTTCCATGACCCGGAAGTTAAAGACCCCGCCGGGGGAGAAGCGCTTGAATCGATGTTTGCCCACATGAGAAAGACGCTTTTGGATATTGATTATCTTGACCCCCAGAACCCCGACCATCTGCTGCGGACCTATCGCAGAATTTTTTCCAGCGCCGGGTTATCGTCCAGGGATGTCAGAATCATCCGGGGGCTTTTAAGCCGTATTGACTGGACCGAATCCCAGCGCCGGTTAGCCCCTACCCCAGCCGGAGGGGACAAGGATTAAATCAGTCCGGACAGGCAAGTATGATTTCAAAACGATTACTCACCGTAACAGTATTGATTCTATTTTCCCTTTTCCACACCTCCTGGCCCCATGCCGAAGAGATAAAATCCGCCAAGCCCATTAAAATAATCATCAATGACTGGACAAGCCAGGGTCGAGACCGCCGGCAGCCGCCAGGCAGGACTTGACAGACTTAAATCGTCAATGAATACCGACCCCTTTGAAATTATTTTACTTGACTGGAAAATGCCGGTAATGGACGGGATGGAAACCATTCAAAATGGGCTTAAAAGAAGAAACGGCCCGGACATTTGACTTAGGAAGGGAAACTGCGTGTCCTGCTGTTAGGGGATTATGGTTCCACCCCCTCCCCTGCACAGGCTGTCAAAGGTCCGGGCTGCTTTAGGCGGGAAATCAGGCGGACGGTTGAATTTTAAACTCAACCCGCCGGTTGATCCGGGCGGCGGCCTGATTCGTTGTGGTGCGGACGGGAGACTTTTCCCCATAGCTGACCTCCGTCAGGCGCTGGGGCGAAATCCCAAGATTTTCCAGGGACGTTTTTACGGCATTGGCCCTTTTTTTACCCAGGGCCATGTTATAATCCTTGGGGCCGCTTTGATCGCAGTAGCCTATAATCTGAACACTGACATCCGGATTGGCGGCCAGCCATGCGGCCTGTTCCCGGACCACTTCTTTGCCCTGCTCATCCAATGTGCAGCTGTTAAAGGCAAAAAAAATCTGCCGGGCTAAAAACTGCTGTTTTTCTTCATCTGAAACGGTTTGTTCCGAATCCCCAGGTACAGCGCTTTGCTCAACTGAATTTTCATCGGTTTCAAACGCCTGGGGATCAGCGGCCTCGTGCTCGGAAACGGGCGCGTCAACATTCTGGGTTTCCGTGGCAACGGCTTCGGGTACCACGGTATCCTGTACGTGGGTTGAAGGTATCTGCTGTTCAATGGTATCGGCATCGGTTGCCATGGCTGTGGCAGATATTGAAAGGGAAAAAGCCCAAAATCCTGCGGTAGCCAGGATCAAAGCAATTAAAAATCGAATCGAACGTGTTCTTTGTTCTCTAGTGCATTTCATTGTTCATTTCCTTTCTTTAAATTCGGGTTATGACAGAAGTTAAATACCTCTGCCGCCTTAATTCCTCCATAGTTAGCAACCCCCATGCCAGAACGATAACATATTGAAATTTAAATATATTTAAAATCAAACTTCAAACTAACAATCTCTTTGTTACAAGGATTTCATCCCGGATTACGTTTCTTGCACGGCAGGGATGAACGAACTGACATGCCGCCTGGAGCCAGGATAAAAATTTAACGGTCAGACTTGCTAAATGCCCTCCACTCAGGTTAATCTTGCCCCAAATTTAAAATCTATTTTTGTTTCAAAGGGTTTCCTTAAAGGTGGTGAAGATGGCGGCAAAAAGAGTCTTGATGTGTTACCTGATGTTGTTGATTGGCGTGTTATTGTTGGCAAAAGGTACGGCTTTTGCCCAGGAACCTTTAACGCTGTCAAAGGGACAAAAAATTTATATCCCTGCATATTCACATATTTATACGGGAAACAGACAAATTCCGTCGCTTTTAACCGTGACCTTAAGCATTCGCAATACGGATACGGCAGACGCCATTGAGATTGTTTCCGTGGATTATTACGACACCAAGGGTACGCGGATCAAAAGATATCTGTCTGCGCCTGTTTTTCTCAAATCCCTTCAATCCGTGCGCTATGTCGTGGACTATGATGATAAGACCGGGGGGTCCGGGGCGAATTTCATTGTTGAATGGCGATCTGCAACCCCAGTCAATCCACCGATTATGGAGAGCATCATGATCGGCTCACGGTCTTCTTTTACCTCCCGGGGACAGGCCCTGATCAGCCGATAGCGCTTAATGCCTCTTCAACGGTTTGAAATATTTTAAAAATGGAATAAAACCCTGACAGTTCAAACACATCCTTGACAGAACCCTGCAACCCGGAAATAAATAGATCCTGGCCCTTTGCCTTGAGATTTTTGGCTGATATGAGGACCACCCGAAGCCCTGCGCTGCTCATGTATTCCATGCCTTGGAGATCTAATACGACAACGGTCTGGATTGCTGCCGTATGTGTCGCAATTTCTCTTTCAATCTCCGGCGAATTAGATGCATCTATCCTCCCTGCAACGGAAACAACAAGTGCATCAGGATGTTCGTTTATATTGATATCCATGTCACGCTCCGAAATTTTCTCCAATGAATATAACTATTATGTCCTTAGGTTCAGTCGCGTTTAACGAATCCCTTGCATATATATGCCTGGTAAGAGAATTGCCAATATGCCGTTTTTTTGGATAAGCGCCGAAACCAATTCAACTCCTATATCACATTTCAAATTGTTTGGGTATCTGCAACTTATACAATTTATGACATATTAACCCGAATCAAATCTTACTTATTTTTAAATATGGAGAAAAGATGTAAATTTATGGGCTTGAATTCATCGATCATAAAAGATAGGTTAACACAATACGCGACAATTGACGGCGTCGCAAAAAAATTCCCCAGCGACTATATTATGATACCTGGCCGGAAGCACAGCATAACATTTGTATGCCGCCGCACATGTGATGCCACCATGGTTTGCAGGCAAAATTTTAGATAACAAACAGGCTGATTCAATGGAAAAAAAAACGTTTAAGCCAGAAATTGAATCCGTTTACCGTATCCAAAAATTTGTTAAATCCGGACTCTCTCTGGAGACGGCCAATAATAAAAAAAGCTTTGCCATTGACCTAATCATTGAGGAACTGGTTGTAAATATTGCAACCCACGGAATCAAAGACCTAAAGACCGGGGTTATCGCCGTTTGTACCGGCATTGAGGATGAGACCTTATATATCGGAATCTCGGATAACGGCCCTGCGTTTAATCCCCTTGAAGAAAAAGATCCTGATATCTTTGTGCCCCTTGAAGAGAGACAAATAGGGGGCCTAGGCATCTACCTTGTAAAACAATTTGTAAAAGATATCCAGTATGAGAGAAAGGATCAAAAAAATTTAATCCGGCTCTGGATTGCCTGATATGGCCTTATAAATTTTTACCACCTTTTTCTTACCGGCGCATCAAACAAGAAAAATACCACCATCGGGTTACGCTTTTTTAAAATTTTATAGACCTGCCGCCCAACGGTGGTATAGGCTAATCGTGCCAGGTGTAAACGCGAGACTGTCAACTAGACAAACTGATAGAATTAAAGATATGAGGAGAGCTCAAAACAACCATGTTTTCGACGATTAAGGGGAAAATTTTATTTGCTGTCATTGTGGTCATGGTGATCTCTACCACGGTTAACATCTTTTTCACCCACCGGGATGTGGGTAACGCCATGCTGACAGCCCAGAAGGATTCGGCGTTGAATATTCTTCACTCCCTGGATTTAATTATTGAAGGCGATTACCACAATCTTCTCAGAGAAAAGCGATCGTTGACCCTATTAAAGAGAAGCCACTTAAAGGATACGGCCAGGGTTATCGCATCGGTGTTTGAAGGCTTTGCTGCCATGGATAATTCACAGGGGACACGTGGACTTGAACAGGCACTGTCCTGGCTTGAATCCTCCCCTTTCAACAATGTCAACTACTACATTATCGATGCAGAATCCAATGTAACCGCCGCCTCCGATCCCCAGGTAAACACGCGGTCTTTTAAAGAATTACAAGATGTCAAACACAGAAGCATTGCCCAGGTTATGCAATTTGAACACATTTCACCAAGTGGGGACTTTGCAACGTTCAACCCTGATCAAAGCGAAGAAAACGCCTCTGTACTTGCCTATTTCCGACCATTTACCCCTTGGTCACTGACCATCGGCGTATCTGTGGATATCGGCCGAATCCAGGCGTTGGCGGAAAAACAAAAGGCGCAGATCATCTCCTCTTTGACCGATTACACCCAGGGTCTCAAGATTGCCCACAGCGGTTTTGTCTATATTTTTGGAGAATCAGGTGAAGTTCTTGTGCCCCATGGAGAAAATCCCCCCCAGGCCATAGATACCCTGGCCAACCAACTGACCGGCAATCTGATCATTGACGATATTCGTCAAAACGCATCGGATGAATTCTCACATTTTCGTTATCTGGCGGACAATCCGGATAAAAACACCCGGGAGATGATGGCCCATTGTTATTATTTCAAACCGTTTAAGTGGTACATCAGCGTCATGATTCCTTTGCAGGAAATTAAACTGCCGGCCCAGCGCCTGGTGATCCGGCAGAGCCTCATCATCGTAGTGATGTTCATGGCCGGTCTTTTTGCCATTATCCTGGTCATCAGCCGTATTGCAACGCCGTTGCAGCGCCTGTCGGCCTATGCCAGAAAAATCCCCAAACTCGATTTCACCAAACCCATGGAAAAATCAACGCCGGTGGATGACCTGCCTGAAAAATACAAAGATGAGGTGGGTGATCTGGCCAAGTCATTTATCCTCATGCGCCACGAACTCAGCCGAAACATTCAGGACCTTATTAACATCACCTCAGCCAGGCAGCGCTTTGAAAGTGAACTGGGAATCGCCAGGGAGATCCAGTTAGGCATGGTGCCCAAGACCTTTCCCGGACAGCTCGAATTTGATCACATGGATCTGTATGCAACATTGCAGCCGGCCAAGGAAGTTGGTGGAGATCTATACGATTTTTTCAAACTTGATGACGATCACGTTGTGTTCACATTAGGAGATGTTTCGGACAAAGGGGTTCCTGCGGCACTCTTCATGGTGGTCACCCGAACCCTTATCCGGGTGTTTAGCGGAAAAGACGTATCCCCCGCCCGGATGATGACCAGTATCAACAATGTCCTGAGTTCCGACAACCCCCGGGCCATGTTTGTAACTCTTATCATCGGGATCTTGAATATTCGGACAGGAGAGGTTATTTATGCCAATGGCGGCCACAACCCGCCCATCATTATTACCCAGGACGAAGCCCGTTTCATAGAATGCAAAAAAGAACCCCTGGTAGGCGCCATGCCGGGTATGATTTATTCAAACAGCACCCTGACACTCAGCAACGGACAGGGATTCATGCTGTACACGGATGGGGTCAATGAAGCCATGAACAAGGAAGGTAAACAATTTTCAAATCAGCGGATGCTTGAGCTCGTGTCAAGGGATCGGGATCTGCCGTCGGAGACAATCGTGCAGAATCTTTTAAACAGCATCAGCAAACATGCCGGTGACGCATCCCAGTCCGATGATATTGCCATGTTGATTATCAAATTCCAAAAATAAATGTAACACCGATATGAGCCAATTAATCCTGAATCTGGATAAACTCCGTCATAATATCCGTTTTTTGTCCCGGCACTGCAGGGAACATCACCTGGGCATTACCGGAATTATCAAAGACCCCAGTGCAGACACAAAGATGATCCGTCCAATGATGGACCTGGGGTTTGAAAACATCGGCATATCCAGGGTGCCCGACGGCCCCATAGCAAACCTGCTCTTTCCCAAACGCCCCATTTACATCTCCCTGCCTTCAATCCATGAACTGCCGGCCATTGTTCAAAATTTCAGTACAAGTTTTAATTCGGAACTGGCTGTGATTGAACAGCTCAACCAGACGGCCATTGCCATGAACCAGCCCCATGACATTCTTTTGATGGTGGATACCGGGGACTTGAGAGAAGGGGTCATGCCCGACCAGGTGGTGGAAACTGTGAGAAAAATTCAGCAGATCAGACCCAGAAACATCAATTTTGCCGGCATCGGCACCAATCTGGGATGTTGTGCCGGGACCGTACCGGATGAGTATAACCTGGGGATCATGGCCGAACTTGCGGACCGGATTGAGTCCCAGCTGGACATTGAGGTAAAGACCGTGTCCGTGGGCGGCTCCGTAATGCTCAAATGGATGCAGCACAGGCAGCTTCCCGGCCGGATCAATAATATCCGTTTAGGCGAATCCCTATTCCTAGGCACCATTCCCACCATAAACCAGATGCATCCGGATTTGAAAACACAGGTGGCGACATTTAGAAGCGATATCATTGAGATCAGAGAAAAATTGGTGGCACCGCCCCGGTATAGCGGCAAAGATGCCTTGGGCGTCCAACCCCAATTTACCAGCCGGGGCATGCGTAAACGGGCCATTCTCAATTTCGGTATCTGCGATACCAGCCCGTCGGGATTGACGCCTCTCATCCCGGGCATGGAAATTGTTTCCATAAACTCCAACTATACCCTGGCCGACATCACGGATTGTCGCCATCGATTTAAAATAGGCGATTTTGTAGATTTCACAATGAATTACCAGGCGTTTCTCCAAAGCCTCATATCGCCGTTTACCCGAATTCGTTACCTGGAACACGCCGACAGCCCAACCGACGTATGAATCCATTTAAAATAGACAGATCACGAATTCGCCTGTTTTCAGGCGCCGTTCTCATGCTGATACTGGCACTTGGATTCAACATCCTTTTAACATCCGCCACCCTTGAAAAACTGTATGTAAAAACCTTTATTTCCAAAAATAAAGTGGTGGCACAGGACCTGCGGCACAACCTGGAAACGGCACTTCGGTTCGGCAAAAGCGTAGATAAATTCGTTGGTATGGACAAACTGATCTTAGACGCCTGGCAGCATCTGACCTCACAACAAAAAAGAACAGGTGATCCCGGCAGTCAGGCCAATGAAATTGTTATCTACATTACCCATCCCGATGGACAGATTATCTACAGCAGCAATACACAGGTTCTGGACACCAATTTGCCTGAAATGGGGCAACTGCCCTTTATCAAGGGTACAAAAACGCCCGTGGAAAACAAGGTTATTAAACATGAAGGGATCTATTATCTTTGCCTGCCGGTAAAACAGGGAAGTCAAAAAAACTGGGTTGCCACGGTAACGGTTGCCTTTAGTCAAAAACAGGTAACAACCCTACTGCGCACCATTGTAATAAAAAACATTGCTCTGATTTTGGTCATTTTCTTTAGCGCCGCAACCCTTTTTGCCGTCTTCCTGCAATCTTTGAATCTGGATGCCGGCAGATCAAAACAATCACTGAAACCCATTAAATTCAAAATTTCGGCGGTCCTTTTTATCATCGTCTGCCTGTCCCAGATCATATTGAGCCTGTTCAATCTCATTGAATTCAAAACCCATTTTCTGGATATCTCCACCCAGAAGAATATTGTCATGTCGAGGTTGTTAAAACAGGATATTGAATATTTATTGGCAAAGGGTCTGGATATCCGGAAAATGAGCAAAATGGACCAGAAGTTGAGGGATGTCATTGCCGTCTGTCCTGAACTTGAAGGCATTACCATATCCGATGCCAAGGGGCACCCCCTGTACATTGCCACCCAGCACGGCACGGATAATCCGACAACGTTGAAAAACAAAAAAAACCAGGGCATCAAAACACCGTATCTG contains:
- a CDS encoding RNA methyltransferase, whose amino-acid sequence is MSKDKNTMDHLTIILVRPQGPINIGAVCRTMMNFGCTRLRLVSPCSEYKSLYAKKMALSAFHLLEQAQIFDTLEQALFDVNSAYGTTRRFGKYRKGFLTPATAAAQIEAQKQSHHSALVMGPEDTGLGTKDLDLCQYFITIPTHDGYPSMNLSHSLAVLLYEASLKSGARKNFHDPEVKDPAGGEALESMFAHMRKTLLDIDYLDPQNPDHLLRTYRRIFSSAGLSSRDVRIIRGLLSRIDWTESQRRLAPTPAGGDKD
- a CDS encoding OmpA family protein, with the translated sequence MKCTREQRTRSIRFLIALILATAGFWAFSLSISATAMATDADTIEQQIPSTHVQDTVVPEAVATETQNVDAPVSEHEAADPQAFETDENSVEQSAVPGDSEQTVSDEEKQQFLARQIFFAFNSCTLDEQGKEVVREQAAWLAANPDVSVQIIGYCDQSGPKDYNMALGKKRANAVKTSLENLGISPQRLTEVSYGEKSPVRTTTNQAAARINRRVEFKIQPSA
- a CDS encoding ATP-binding protein; this translates as MEKKTFKPEIESVYRIQKFVKSGLSLETANNKKSFAIDLIIEELVVNIATHGIKDLKTGVIAVCTGIEDETLYIGISDNGPAFNPLEEKDPDIFVPLEERQIGGLGIYLVKQFVKDIQYERKDQKNLIRLWIA
- a CDS encoding alanine racemase; translation: MSQLILNLDKLRHNIRFLSRHCREHHLGITGIIKDPSADTKMIRPMMDLGFENIGISRVPDGPIANLLFPKRPIYISLPSIHELPAIVQNFSTSFNSELAVIEQLNQTAIAMNQPHDILLMVDTGDLREGVMPDQVVETVRKIQQIRPRNINFAGIGTNLGCCAGTVPDEYNLGIMAELADRIESQLDIEVKTVSVGGSVMLKWMQHRQLPGRINNIRLGESLFLGTIPTINQMHPDLKTQVATFRSDIIEIREKLVAPPRYSGKDALGVQPQFTSRGMRKRAILNFGICDTSPSGLTPLIPGMEIVSINSNYTLADITDCRHRFKIGDFVDFTMNYQAFLQSLISPFTRIRYLEHADSPTDV
- a CDS encoding STAS domain-containing protein — encoded protein: MDININEHPDALVVSVAGRIDASNSPEIEREIATHTAAIQTVVVLDLQGMEYMSSAGLRVVLISAKNLKAKGQDLFISGLQGSVKDVFELSGFYSIFKIFQTVEEALSAIG
- a CDS encoding DUF3124 domain-containing protein, which encodes MAAKRVLMCYLMLLIGVLLLAKGTAFAQEPLTLSKGQKIYIPAYSHIYTGNRQIPSLLTVTLSIRNTDTADAIEIVSVDYYDTKGTRIKRYLSAPVFLKSLQSVRYVVDYDDKTGGSGANFIVEWRSATPVNPPIMESIMIGSRSSFTSRGQALISR
- a CDS encoding SpoIIE family protein phosphatase, whose product is MFSTIKGKILFAVIVVMVISTTVNIFFTHRDVGNAMLTAQKDSALNILHSLDLIIEGDYHNLLREKRSLTLLKRSHLKDTARVIASVFEGFAAMDNSQGTRGLEQALSWLESSPFNNVNYYIIDAESNVTAASDPQVNTRSFKELQDVKHRSIAQVMQFEHISPSGDFATFNPDQSEENASVLAYFRPFTPWSLTIGVSVDIGRIQALAEKQKAQIISSLTDYTQGLKIAHSGFVYIFGESGEVLVPHGENPPQAIDTLANQLTGNLIIDDIRQNASDEFSHFRYLADNPDKNTREMMAHCYYFKPFKWYISVMIPLQEIKLPAQRLVIRQSLIIVVMFMAGLFAIILVISRIATPLQRLSAYARKIPKLDFTKPMEKSTPVDDLPEKYKDEVGDLAKSFILMRHELSRNIQDLINITSARQRFESELGIAREIQLGMVPKTFPGQLEFDHMDLYATLQPAKEVGGDLYDFFKLDDDHVVFTLGDVSDKGVPAALFMVVTRTLIRVFSGKDVSPARMMTSINNVLSSDNPRAMFVTLIIGILNIRTGEVIYANGGHNPPIIITQDEARFIECKKEPLVGAMPGMIYSNSTLTLSNGQGFMLYTDGVNEAMNKEGKQFSNQRMLELVSRDRDLPSETIVQNLLNSISKHAGDASQSDDIAMLIIKFQK
- the dtd gene encoding D-aminoacyl-tRNA deacylase — encoded protein: MKAIVQRVKKAHVTVDNAMISSIETGLVVLLGVARGDTEKDAVYLVDKIINLRIFEDDQEKMNRSLLDVTGELLVVSQFTIMADCRKGRRPSFTDAAPPEPARRLYRFFADRAASLGVTVKKGKFQANMDVSLINQGPVTLILESPGN